The Solibacillus daqui genome has a segment encoding these proteins:
- a CDS encoding ABC transporter substrate-binding protein, whose amino-acid sequence MQKVFRKLLVLLAVVAVFALAACGNTKEEPKEQKSNESKAYTVQQAMGTTEVKDTPKRVVVLTNEGTEAILALGIKPVGAVQSWTGDPWYDHIKDDMEGVEVVGTESEVNIEKIASLKPDLIIGNKLRQEKDYEKLSKIAPTVFSETLRGDWKENFKLYAKAVNLEAKGEEVLKAYDDKVQSVKGKLGDKTNQEVSFVRFMADKSRIYYTDSFSGVIFDSLGFKRVPAQAELFKDNAKLGNLAVEVGKEVIPKMDGDVIFYFTYMPKDDNSALATETEWTQDPLWKNLTAVQKGNAHKVDDAIWNTAGGILAANIMLDQVEEIFTK is encoded by the coding sequence TTCGTAAATTACTAGTATTGCTTGCAGTAGTGGCTGTATTTGCCCTAGCAGCATGTGGCAATACAAAAGAAGAACCGAAAGAGCAAAAATCAAATGAGAGTAAAGCATACACTGTACAACAAGCTATGGGTACAACAGAGGTAAAAGATACACCAAAACGTGTGGTTGTTTTAACAAATGAAGGAACGGAAGCAATTTTAGCTTTAGGAATTAAGCCAGTTGGAGCAGTTCAATCTTGGACAGGTGATCCTTGGTACGATCATATTAAGGACGATATGGAAGGTGTTGAAGTTGTAGGCACTGAAAGCGAAGTCAATATTGAAAAAATTGCTTCATTGAAGCCAGATTTAATCATTGGGAATAAATTAAGACAAGAAAAAGACTACGAAAAACTGAGCAAAATTGCTCCAACAGTATTCTCAGAAACATTACGTGGTGATTGGAAAGAAAACTTCAAACTATATGCAAAAGCAGTAAATCTAGAAGCTAAAGGTGAAGAAGTTTTAAAAGCTTACGATGATAAAGTACAATCTGTCAAAGGGAAATTAGGCGATAAAACAAATCAAGAAGTTTCATTTGTCCGTTTTATGGCTGATAAATCTCGTATCTATTATACTGATTCATTCTCAGGAGTTATTTTTGATTCATTAGGATTCAAACGTGTACCAGCCCAAGCTGAATTATTTAAAGATAATGCAAAATTAGGGAATTTAGCTGTTGAAGTTGGAAAAGAAGTAATTCCGAAAATGGATGGAGATGTAATTTTCTACTTTACTTACATGCCAAAAGATGATAATTCAGCTTTAGCTACTGAAACAGAGTGGACACAAGATCCACTTTGGAAAAATCTAACTGCTGTACAAAAAGGAAATGCGCATAAAGTTGACGATGCAATTTGGAATACTGCAGGTGGTATTCTAGCAG